A stretch of the Medicago truncatula cultivar Jemalong A17 chromosome 5, MtrunA17r5.0-ANR, whole genome shotgun sequence genome encodes the following:
- the LOC120580673 gene encoding F-box protein At3g59000-like, protein MSTPPQSTNLNMLPDDILKHILSLLPTKDAFRTKFVSNSWVPLCESLNVLSLDARDMTTYKPERTHFFQFMKAVLLSPRHPLKAVTLFLHYNVQKPCFKLNRFVEAAKRRGVEDLDIYWYCGVSSPSIFCSKTLVVLKLWGISVLSMVGFSIDLPSLKTLVLCDIRFYDLDDLMKVLYGCPKLEDLTTNGVRGKSGFMSTRYFEPLSNLIKATTWLFEDRDTIRHVEFLTLSKPSQQTN, encoded by the exons ATGTCGACGCCACCACAGTCAACAAACTTGAACATGTTACCAGATGATATACTGAAACACATACTCTCTCTACTCCCAACCAAAGATGCTTTCAGAACAAAGTTTGTTTCCAATTCGTGGGTCCCACTATGTGAATCGCTCAATGTCCTCAGCCTCGACGCTAGGGATATGACCACGTACAAACCAGAAAGGACTCACTTCTTTCAATTCATGAAAGCAGTTTTGCTTTCTCCGCGCCATCCCCTCAAAGCCGTTACTCTTTTTTTGCATTATAATGTCCAGAAGCCTTGCTTCAAACTAAACCGATTTGTCGAAGCAGCAAAACGCCGCGGCGTCGAGGATTTGGATATATACTGGTATTGTGGCGTTTCATCCCCAAGTATTTTCTGCAGCAAAACACTTGTGGTCCTGAAATTGTGGGGTATTTCTGTACTCAGTATGGTTGGTTTTTCTATTGATCTTCCCTCGCTCAAAACCCTTGTTCTCTGTGACATTCGTTTctatgatttggatgatttaatGAAAGTTCTTTATGGGTGTCCCAAATTGGAGGATTTGACTACTAATGGTGTTAGGGGAAAGTCGGGTTTCATGTCTACAAGATACTTTGAACCTTTATCCAACTTGATCAAAGCCACTACCTGGTTATTTGAGGATCGAGACACAATTCGTCATGTGGAGTTTCTAACTCTGTCTAAG CCTTCCCAACAAACAAATTAA
- the LOC11442509 gene encoding uncharacterized protein — protein MFENLMELRISWFYAVIFDGSEIVKILFNFPRLEALYIEKEMMKRNVMKTTKDDRKYPDHVPECVRSHVINYQAAEADFLFAIYILKNARLLQDMTIHIHSSSNTMQRSQFVENLSSFPRTSPACKLLLK, from the exons atgtttgaaaatttaatgGAACTTCGGATATCTTGGTTTTATGCAGTCATTTTTGACGGGAGTGAGATAGTGAAAATACTCTTCAATTTTCCCAGACTTGAAGCTCTTTACATTGAAAAG GAGATGATGAAACGCAATGTGATGAAAACAACCAAAGATGATAGGAAATACCCAGATCATGTTCCTGAGTGTGTTAGGTCTCATGTTATAAACTATCAAGCTGCAGAAGCTGATTTTCTATTTGCAATATATATCTTGAAGAATGCAAGACTTTTACAGGATATGACAATACACATTCATAGTTCCTCAAATACAATGCAGAGGTCGCAATTTGTTGAAAACTTATCCTCTTTTCCAAGGACTTCTCCCGCATGTAAGCTTTTACTGAAATGA